The following coding sequences lie in one Cydia strobilella chromosome 20, ilCydStro3.1, whole genome shotgun sequence genomic window:
- the LOC134750732 gene encoding golgin subfamily A member 7, with translation MANNRIPSGPNTPGSQQTPTQQGIKIFVQRDYSEGTAVKFQTRFPPELEDRIERQTFEYTMERLNEHFEMAETADCSTYCEGCLACLTAYFIYICTETHYEKHLRKVSKFIATQNERVYNPKGIHITDPILRGLRVIEITIIDMPNYQSPTGNSNQIRHT, from the exons ATGGCGAATAATCGTATCCCCTCTGGCCCGAATACGCCTGGTAGTCAACAGACTCCTACCCAACAAGGAATAAAGATATTTGTACAAAGGGACTATTCTGAAGGCACGGCAGTTAAATTCCAGACTAGATTTCCACCTGAACTAGAAGATAGA ATTGAACGACAAACCTTCGAGTATACTATGGAAAGATTAAATGAACATTTTGAGATGGCGGAGACAGCAGACTGCAGTACATATTGTGAAGGCTGCTTGGCTTGTTTAACAGCTTATTTCATCTACATTTGTACTGAAACGCATTATGAAAAG CACCTCCGGAAAGTGTCAAAATTCATAGCAACCCAAAATGAGCGGGTGTACAACCCCAAAGGCATCCACATCACAGACCCGATCCTCCGGGGGCTCCGGGTCATCGAGATCACGATCATTGACATGCCCAACTATCAGAGTCCCACAGGGAACTCCAATCAGATCCGGCACACTTGA